From one uncultured Bacteroides sp. genomic stretch:
- a CDS encoding glycoside hydrolase family 3 N-terminal domain-containing protein, producing MKKISFLFFLACSLTAQAQPSAKLGVNSIDEVVKAMTLEEKAQLLVGASMANFSGVGATVGNTLNLVSGAAGTTVPFPRLGIPATVVSDGPAGVRISPKRDNDNATYYCTGFPIATLLASTWNTDLVKSVGKAMGNEVLEYGCDVLLGPGMNTHRNPLCGRNFEYYSEDPLITGKMAAAMVSGVQSQGVGTSIKHFAGNNQETLRTKNDARITQRALREIYLKGFEIAVKEAQPWTIMSSYNRINGSYTQENYELLTTILRDEWGFKGLVMTDWTGERNTVAQVHAGNDLMMPGQIEQANTIVSKVKSGELSEADVDVCVKRMLHYIMLTPRFRQYKYSNKPDLKAHAAITRSSAAEGMVLLKNDNAALPIAAGLQNIALFGNTSYNFIAGGTGSGDVNKAYVVDLQQGLQNAGFGIQPKIKAVYEKYKTYQDEKLQDLNNSRSWFLGPLRPEEISFDELFLNIYAEKSDIAIITFGRNSGEGNDRGLNGDFELNQSERALLNGVTRAFHAKGKKVVVILNIGGVIETASWKHLPDAILLAWQAGQEGGNTVADVLKGAVNPSGHLAMTFPVDYIDHPSSRNFPAGCIFTWDDEQNPLLLNKKDIGYTNYDEDIWIGYRYFSTNNKEVSYPFGFGLSYTTFSYSNASVKKTGSEWKVSVKVTNTGKVAGKEVAQVYVKAAPGEIKKPLCELKAFGKTQLLAPGQSETLTMTIKNSDLASFNEDKSAWVVDAGQYTALIGASVADIRQSVPFSVAKPQITEVHNVMKLNSEINRMK from the coding sequence ATGAAAAAGATATCTTTTTTATTTTTTCTGGCCTGTAGTTTAACCGCACAGGCACAACCCTCAGCCAAGCTGGGAGTAAATAGTATTGACGAAGTAGTGAAGGCCATGACACTCGAAGAAAAAGCACAGTTATTGGTTGGCGCTTCTATGGCAAACTTCAGTGGCGTAGGAGCAACGGTGGGCAACACATTGAATCTGGTTTCCGGAGCTGCCGGAACCACAGTCCCTTTCCCTCGTCTGGGTATCCCGGCAACCGTAGTGTCCGATGGTCCGGCTGGAGTACGTATCTCTCCCAAGCGTGATAACGACAATGCTACTTATTATTGTACCGGTTTCCCTATTGCTACCCTGCTCGCCTCCACCTGGAATACAGACCTTGTGAAAAGTGTGGGTAAGGCCATGGGTAACGAAGTGCTTGAGTACGGTTGCGATGTACTTCTCGGACCGGGTATGAATACCCACCGTAATCCCCTTTGTGGTCGTAACTTTGAGTATTATTCCGAAGATCCGCTGATTACCGGTAAAATGGCTGCAGCAATGGTCAGCGGTGTGCAGTCGCAAGGTGTGGGTACCTCTATCAAGCATTTTGCAGGCAACAATCAGGAAACTCTCCGTACCAAGAACGATGCCCGCATCACTCAGCGAGCATTGCGCGAAATCTATCTGAAAGGTTTTGAAATTGCTGTCAAGGAAGCACAGCCCTGGACCATAATGTCATCATACAATCGCATCAATGGTTCTTATACCCAGGAAAATTACGAATTACTCACTACCATCCTACGCGATGAATGGGGTTTCAAAGGTCTTGTGATGACCGACTGGACCGGAGAGCGCAACACTGTAGCTCAGGTGCATGCCGGTAATGACCTGATGATGCCAGGACAGATAGAACAGGCAAATACCATTGTCAGTAAGGTGAAGAGTGGAGAACTTTCTGAAGCCGATGTTGATGTCTGTGTAAAACGCATGCTGCACTACATCATGCTTACTCCCCGATTCAGACAATACAAGTATAGTAACAAACCAGATCTGAAAGCCCATGCAGCTATTACCCGCAGCTCTGCTGCAGAGGGAATGGTACTTCTGAAGAATGATAATGCTGCTCTGCCTATTGCCGCAGGTTTGCAGAACATCGCTCTTTTCGGAAATACCTCTTACAACTTTATTGCAGGCGGTACCGGTTCCGGAGATGTAAATAAGGCTTATGTAGTCGATTTGCAGCAGGGATTACAGAACGCGGGTTTTGGCATTCAGCCTAAAATTAAAGCCGTGTACGAGAAATATAAAACTTACCAGGATGAGAAACTTCAGGATCTTAATAATTCACGCAGTTGGTTCCTGGGACCGTTACGCCCTGAAGAGATCTCGTTTGACGAACTCTTTCTGAATATATATGCGGAGAAATCAGATATTGCCATTATTACCTTCGGCCGCAATTCGGGTGAGGGCAACGACCGTGGCCTCAATGGCGATTTTGAACTGAACCAGTCAGAACGTGCATTGCTTAATGGCGTTACCCGTGCTTTCCATGCCAAAGGAAAGAAGGTTGTGGTTATCCTTAATATAGGTGGTGTTATTGAAACTGCTTCCTGGAAACATCTTCCCGATGCTATTCTTCTAGCCTGGCAGGCTGGTCAGGAAGGCGGTAATACAGTAGCCGATGTGCTGAAAGGAGCTGTTAATCCTTCAGGTCATTTGGCAATGACCTTCCCGGTTGACTATATTGATCATCCTTCATCACGGAACTTCCCTGCAGGTTGTATATTTACTTGGGACGATGAACAGAACCCGTTGCTGCTTAATAAAAAAGATATCGGTTATACCAACTACGATGAAGATATCTGGATAGGTTATCGCTATTTCAGTACCAATAACAAAGAGGTGTCTTATCCGTTTGGTTTCGGACTCTCTTATACTACTTTCAGTTATAGTAATGCAAGTGTGAAGAAGACAGGTAGCGAATGGAAAGTCTCCGTAAAGGTAACCAATACAGGAAAGGTTGCAGGAAAAGAAGTTGCTCAGGTTTATGTGAAGGCTGCTCCGGGAGAAATCAAGAAACCGTTGTGTGAGCTTAAAGCCTTTGGTAAGACACAACTGCTTGCACCGGGACAAAGCGAGACACTGACAATGACCATTAAAAATTCCGATCTGGCTTCATTTAATGAAGATAAATCAGCCTGGGTTGTTGATGCCGGACAATATACTGCTCTTATTGGCGCTTCAGTAGCCGACATCCGCCAGTCAGTTCCATTTTCTGTAGCTAAACCACAGATCACTGAGGTACACAATGTGATGAAATTGAATAGCGAAATTAACAGGATGAAGTAA
- a CDS encoding CocE/NonD family hydrolase has protein sequence MKRTYVLLVLTFFFAITYSQVIDEKWVKENYTKREVMIPMRDGIKLYTAVYEPVSKSEKHPILIMRTPYAAGPYGKEISSMLWDSWSEYSKEGYILVVQDVRGRWMSEGDFINIRPFNPDKSRETDVDEASDTYDTVDWLLKNAAHNNGKAGVSGCSYPGFYSLMAGLSNHPAIKAVCPQAPVTDWFMGDDVHHNGALMLSDAFNFISSVDRPRPVPTTTQPGGATYYTTDEYSFFLKSGAIKNLTRMLGDSIRFWNDMMKHPDYDAWWKARNTRNGCYNIKPAVLVVGGLFDAEDAYGTWGLYKAIKEQSPKTNLNLLIGPWSHGGWGYNTDHLGNIRFGSCTAVCFKELENQFFNYYLKGKGDLEQPKKAKVFFSGENKWKEFESWPPKETVMTPLYLGDKGDLKFTPPVMTDSYTEYISDPSKPVPYSNNIQRYRGYEYMTEDQRFTARRPDVISFETEPLADDLTLGGELIADLKVTISSTDADFVVKLIDVFPDDFSYDTKIYGQGNGKNYLMNGYQMLVRGDVMRGKYRNSFEKPEVFITNSPTTVSFKLSDIAHTFKKGHRVMIQIQSSWFPLVDRNPQQFVDIYHCNDSDYIKSTIKILHQQDQASRILLPILK, from the coding sequence ATGAAACGCACATATGTATTGTTAGTTCTTACGTTTTTTTTCGCAATAACTTATTCACAGGTTATTGATGAAAAATGGGTGAAGGAAAATTACACTAAGAGGGAAGTCATGATTCCCATGAGAGACGGCATTAAACTTTATACTGCAGTTTACGAACCTGTTTCCAAATCAGAAAAACATCCTATTTTGATTATGCGCACTCCTTACGCTGCCGGACCTTACGGAAAAGAGATAAGCTCTATGCTATGGGATTCATGGAGTGAGTATTCCAAAGAAGGGTATATCCTTGTGGTTCAAGATGTTCGCGGACGATGGATGAGCGAGGGAGATTTTATAAATATCCGCCCGTTTAATCCTGATAAGTCAAGGGAAACAGATGTTGATGAAGCCAGTGATACCTATGACACGGTAGACTGGCTATTGAAAAACGCTGCTCACAACAATGGCAAAGCCGGAGTATCAGGCTGTTCATATCCGGGTTTCTATTCGCTTATGGCTGGATTAAGCAATCACCCTGCCATTAAGGCTGTTTGCCCGCAGGCACCTGTAACCGACTGGTTTATGGGAGATGATGTGCACCACAATGGTGCATTGATGCTAAGTGATGCCTTTAATTTTATCTCTTCTGTTGATCGTCCCCGTCCGGTACCCACTACCACTCAACCGGGAGGTGCCACTTATTATACCACAGACGAGTATTCTTTCTTTTTAAAATCCGGAGCAATAAAGAATCTCACCAGAATGCTTGGCGACAGTATAAGATTCTGGAACGATATGATGAAACATCCCGACTACGATGCATGGTGGAAGGCTCGTAATACCCGCAACGGATGTTACAATATCAAGCCTGCTGTTCTTGTGGTTGGCGGTTTGTTTGATGCTGAAGATGCTTATGGCACATGGGGATTATATAAAGCAATAAAAGAACAGAGCCCCAAAACAAATCTGAATCTGCTTATAGGTCCATGGAGCCACGGCGGATGGGGATACAATACAGACCATCTGGGAAATATCCGCTTTGGGAGCTGCACCGCAGTCTGTTTCAAGGAACTCGAGAATCAGTTTTTTAATTATTATCTAAAAGGGAAAGGAGATCTGGAACAACCTAAAAAAGCAAAAGTATTCTTTTCCGGAGAAAATAAATGGAAGGAATTTGAATCGTGGCCTCCGAAAGAAACAGTGATGACTCCTCTATATTTAGGAGACAAGGGAGATCTGAAGTTTACCCCTCCCGTTATGACAGATTCATATACAGAATATATTTCCGATCCATCGAAACCAGTTCCTTATTCAAACAATATTCAAAGATATCGTGGATATGAGTATATGACCGAAGATCAACGTTTCACAGCACGTCGTCCGGATGTTATTTCTTTTGAGACAGAACCGCTTGCTGACGACCTGACACTTGGAGGAGAACTTATTGCCGACTTAAAAGTCACGATTTCAAGTACGGATGCGGATTTTGTTGTAAAACTTATCGATGTATTCCCTGATGATTTCTCTTACGATACAAAGATATATGGACAAGGAAATGGAAAGAATTATCTGATGAATGGTTATCAGATGTTAGTTCGCGGAGATGTTATGCGCGGCAAATACCGGAACAGTTTTGAAAAACCGGAAGTTTTTATTACCAATAGTCCCACAACAGTCTCTTTTAAGTTAAGTGATATTGCTCATACGTTTAAGAAAGGGCATCGGGTAATGATACAGATTCAAAGTTCATGGTTCCCTCTTGTGGATAGAAATCCACAACAATTCGTGGATATATATCATTGCAATGATTCTGATTATATTAAATCAACTATTAAAATTCTTCATCAGCAAGATCAGGCATCAAGAATTCTATTGCCAATTCTGAAATAA
- a CDS encoding TIGR03915 family putative DNA repair protein, which yields MIAFIYDKTFEGLLTAVFDAYFRKTFPEALRAEGEPLPLFCDEALTICTDKEKAERVWKGLQKKLSSTALSCLTACWLSELPEIDILLFRYIRKAIDAPGSIELNFGDTDVLEVTKICKKVANERERVLQFLRFQKAADGTFFAAIEPMYNVLSLVVSHFQDRFADQKWLVYDLKREYGYYYDLSTVTEVRFEDKESHLLSGILSDDLMVQDEKLFQQLWKEYFKSIAIKERLNPKLHKQHLPVRFWKYLTEKQK from the coding sequence ATGATAGCCTTCATTTACGATAAAACCTTTGAAGGATTGCTGACGGCTGTTTTCGATGCCTATTTTCGCAAAACATTTCCGGAAGCATTACGGGCAGAAGGAGAACCGTTACCGTTGTTTTGCGATGAGGCCCTCACAATCTGTACGGATAAAGAGAAAGCTGAACGTGTATGGAAAGGACTGCAAAAGAAACTTTCGTCTACTGCACTTTCGTGTCTTACGGCATGCTGGCTTTCCGAACTTCCCGAGATAGATATACTTCTTTTTCGTTATATACGTAAAGCCATTGATGCACCTGGTTCCATTGAACTTAATTTTGGTGATACAGATGTGTTAGAGGTAACAAAAATATGCAAAAAAGTAGCTAATGAAAGAGAAAGAGTACTTCAGTTTCTCCGTTTTCAGAAAGCAGCGGACGGAACTTTCTTTGCTGCTATAGAGCCTATGTATAATGTGCTATCATTAGTCGTGAGCCACTTTCAGGATCGTTTTGCCGACCAGAAATGGCTTGTCTATGATCTTAAGCGGGAGTATGGTTATTATTATGATCTTTCCACGGTAACTGAAGTGCGTTTTGAGGACAAGGAATCTCATCTTCTTTCCGGCATATTAAGTGACGACCTGATGGTGCAGGACGAAAAGCTCTTTCAGCAGTTATGGAAGGAATACTTTAAATCAATCGCCATCAAAGAACGTCTCAATCCTAAACTTCACAAACAGCATTTGCCTGTTCGTTTCTGGAAATATTTGACAGAGAAACAGAAATAA
- a CDS encoding putative DNA modification/repair radical SAM protein: MDENVLEKLKILAESAKYDVSCSSSGTTRSNTKGGIGSAAGWGICHSFAEDGRCISLLKIMLTNYCIYDCAYCINRRSNDLRRATFSVSELVNLTIEFYRRNYIEGLFLSSGVVRNPDYTMERLVRVAKDLRLVHRFNGYIHLKSIPGASQELVNEAGLYADRLSVNIEIPNEKSLQRLAPEKDFQSVFKPMQYIQQGVLENAEERKKFRYAPRFAPAGQSTQMIVGATADTDKDILYLSSSLYNRPSMKRVYYSGYVSVNEYDKRLPALKQPPLVRENRLYQADWLLRFYQFKVDEIVNDAYPDLDLEIDPKLSWALRHPESFPVDINKADYEMILRVPGIGVKSAKLIVASRQFSRLGAYQLKKIGVVMKKAQYFITCNELTMRSINDMNPDTVRRLLTVKSGRKVDDRQLMLPFKEEENDSLHLR, translated from the coding sequence ATGGATGAGAATGTTCTCGAAAAGCTAAAAATACTTGCTGAATCGGCAAAGTATGATGTTTCCTGCTCTTCCAGCGGAACTACCCGCTCTAATACAAAAGGTGGGATAGGAAGTGCTGCGGGGTGGGGCATCTGCCACAGCTTTGCCGAGGATGGGCGGTGCATTTCGCTTCTGAAGATTATGCTGACCAATTACTGTATTTACGATTGTGCGTATTGCATTAATCGCCGAAGCAATGATCTGAGACGAGCTACATTTTCGGTTTCGGAACTGGTAAATCTTACCATCGAGTTTTATCGTAGAAATTACATTGAAGGGCTGTTTCTGAGTTCAGGGGTAGTTCGTAATCCGGATTATACCATGGAGCGGCTGGTCAGGGTAGCAAAAGATTTGCGTTTGGTACATCGTTTTAACGGATATATTCATCTCAAGAGTATTCCCGGAGCAAGCCAGGAACTGGTCAATGAAGCCGGCTTGTATGCCGACAGGCTCAGTGTGAATATCGAGATACCGAACGAGAAAAGCCTGCAACGACTGGCCCCTGAGAAAGATTTCCAAAGTGTATTTAAACCAATGCAGTACATTCAGCAAGGAGTTCTGGAGAATGCTGAAGAACGAAAGAAATTTCGTTATGCTCCCCGCTTTGCTCCGGCCGGACAAAGTACGCAGATGATTGTGGGAGCAACAGCCGATACAGATAAAGATATACTCTATTTGTCGTCTTCCCTTTATAATCGTCCCAGCATGAAGAGAGTCTACTATTCAGGCTATGTTTCTGTAAATGAGTACGACAAACGTCTGCCGGCACTTAAACAGCCCCCTTTGGTTAGGGAAAATCGTCTTTATCAGGCCGACTGGCTCCTTCGGTTCTATCAGTTCAAGGTAGACGAGATTGTGAATGATGCATATCCCGATCTGGATCTGGAGATTGATCCTAAACTATCATGGGCTTTGCGCCATCCCGAATCTTTTCCAGTAGATATTAACAAGGCTGACTATGAAATGATTCTTCGTGTGCCTGGAATCGGAGTAAAATCTGCCAAGCTGATTGTTGCATCCCGACAATTTTCCCGTCTGGGAGCATATCAGCTGAAAAAGATAGGTGTAGTAATGAAGAAAGCGCAATATTTTATTACCTGCAATGAACTTACAATGCGTTCTATAAATGACATGAATCCTGATACCGTGCGTCGTCTGCTCACAGTTAAGTCCGGCAGAAAGGTGGACGACAGACAATTGATGTTACCATTTAAAGAAGAAGAAAATGATAGCCTTCATTTACGATAA